From a region of the Sporosarcina ureilytica genome:
- a CDS encoding competence protein ComK, translating into MVKSKAFKVDGVLAIEHYFKNGCKSKIYTVDDILYSEYAPNTLLDKFCMRYASTMEGRRQAASAYLNYPNKTPILIAPYTIGAFPTHSYKSFDNVWIFNHHFHIEIIEKDVTSVTFEGGMTISLNVSKYTLVQQKLRLHTMIDMFRNIENRKEWGL; encoded by the coding sequence ATGGTCAAATCGAAAGCTTTTAAGGTTGATGGTGTGTTGGCAATTGAACATTATTTTAAGAATGGTTGCAAGTCGAAAATCTATACCGTGGATGACATATTGTATTCAGAGTATGCGCCAAATACGTTGCTCGACAAATTTTGTATGCGTTATGCATCTACAATGGAAGGACGCCGGCAAGCAGCAAGCGCTTACTTGAATTATCCGAACAAGACGCCAATACTAATTGCACCCTATACAATCGGCGCTTTTCCAACGCATTCATACAAAAGCTTTGATAATGTATGGATATTTAATCACCATTTTCACATCGAAATCATCGAGAAAGATGTGACATCCGTTACATTTGAGGGTGGAATGACCATTAGCCTCAACGTTTCCAAATACACGTTAGTACAGCAAAAACTCCGGCTTCATACGATGATAGACATGTTCAGAAATATAGAAAATAGAAAGGAATGGGGACTGTAA
- a CDS encoding S8 family serine peptidase codes for MELGKEKSIRFFSSLLAFFMVFTLLTPGFASAKTETTLKKSSVPNESIMQMKQAIFEQDQLLQQKPTLHRDLEKEKGQHDVEVIIQLSEESVALSEGKKKVKDLPFTASERAKAQQKVNAQQKQVKQEMKLKKLLVKEGYTFETVLNGFSATVKADDLKKLLDIKGVKLVEPVVEVHAFEDTSVNENGQVSPAMDTSQSFLGIEKIWNKGFKGQGIKVGVLDTGIDYHHPEFDGIYKGGWNFIPHDTGYAKPRADDDPYETTPSERPNDRPEFNANGSSFYTSHGTHVAGTIAALGNNEYGISGLAPAVELYAYRVLGAYGSGSNAGVIAGINKAVEDGMDVINLSLGGGNNSSTTADTIAINNAMLAGTVAVSATGNSGPNRGTIGTPAAAALGIAVGNTTNPEAMYDANVSVAAGDYSNTSNISLMGTTYGVELEKQLAGEYEVVAVPGVGQPSDFEGLDVDGKVALISRGEIPFVDKIAAAKDAGAVATFIHNFGGGTGAPGPSNVFLGDDFEFIPSFDMSQTEGDALRAALASNKGTVTFSDFNVAYTTGDEVNNSSSRGPTTPHFDIKPDVSAPGTNIMSTIPMYGKENPEADYAKAFTRKTGTSMATPHVAGVAALIMNANPDWNAFDVKVALSNTAKVLDTDKYDVFAQGPGRVQPFEAVFPNALAYALDTVVSDGEEVDNTKGTVTFGHLPQVANGDVSVTKQIHVKNLSANASDYDVSVEVTKAFGDAKVTVDQSTFTLNGEQLLNVTLEAPKSDAPAGSELLGYIHITDGETNLSLPFAADFSPVAEAKSGIENFELSGYDVSFHADSKGDPVRLSFDLHNNVLFNYIELWDFFDPFGGYYGDGYIGYLHAGDFLAAGSYYLDIDGQYAPWGGTGLETIPDGAYTVDFTGLNIDEHGDDIIFDWDGPLFVKSTQSKIESAEAHVAEESTYAFTGTVIDNYINYSRDGFGYDVNTKLTTTFEAKDTEGKVISSGPVNLSQDGSFAFDVTGLVDGENIVTIFVNDAAGNSAEASFVVAYEEEVIVDPEPEDVEYVVSPDEIAEQIGNKSKQIIIEVPAYDDGLNIEIDEAIVDTIVKSKADLVIESSDGFSFDLARNVIEKLSKGTDGTLTIALTKEDATEERAISDVYAFNFIAGEGSVINIGKENIEVTIPVDVSNVGKTNKLTVLDLANNRTYKLKYKDGVATFKADGPGVFVAVD; via the coding sequence ATGGAATTGGGGAAAGAAAAATCGATTAGGTTCTTTAGTAGTTTACTAGCTTTCTTCATGGTGTTTACGCTTCTAACGCCAGGATTTGCTTCGGCAAAAACAGAGACTACACTGAAAAAGTCTTCTGTACCGAATGAAAGTATTATGCAGATGAAACAGGCAATTTTTGAGCAGGATCAATTGCTGCAACAAAAGCCTACACTACATCGTGATTTAGAAAAGGAAAAGGGGCAGCATGATGTAGAAGTCATCATCCAACTATCAGAGGAATCAGTTGCTTTATCGGAAGGGAAAAAGAAAGTGAAGGATCTTCCTTTTACCGCATCTGAACGTGCAAAAGCGCAACAAAAAGTAAATGCACAACAAAAGCAAGTTAAGCAAGAAATGAAATTAAAGAAACTGCTTGTTAAAGAGGGGTATACCTTTGAAACGGTTCTAAATGGTTTTTCCGCAACAGTCAAAGCAGATGACCTTAAGAAACTGTTAGACATTAAAGGAGTAAAACTTGTCGAGCCGGTTGTGGAAGTTCATGCTTTCGAAGACACTTCTGTAAATGAAAATGGACAAGTGAGTCCAGCAATGGATACAAGTCAATCATTCTTAGGAATTGAAAAAATTTGGAACAAAGGCTTTAAAGGACAAGGTATTAAAGTAGGGGTCCTCGATACAGGAATCGACTATCATCACCCTGAATTCGATGGCATCTATAAAGGTGGATGGAACTTTATTCCACATGATACGGGTTATGCAAAACCACGTGCTGATGACGATCCTTATGAAACAACGCCATCTGAGCGTCCAAATGATAGACCTGAATTTAACGCAAATGGAAGCTCGTTTTACACCTCTCACGGAACGCACGTAGCGGGTACGATTGCGGCGCTTGGGAACAATGAATACGGCATTTCGGGACTAGCGCCTGCAGTAGAATTGTATGCATACCGTGTACTTGGTGCATACGGCAGTGGTTCGAATGCGGGTGTTATCGCAGGGATTAACAAAGCTGTAGAAGATGGAATGGACGTCATTAACTTATCTTTAGGCGGCGGAAATAACTCTTCTACGACTGCGGATACAATTGCGATTAACAACGCGATGCTAGCAGGAACTGTAGCAGTTTCAGCAACAGGAAACTCTGGTCCGAACCGCGGTACAATTGGAACGCCAGCAGCGGCGGCACTTGGAATTGCTGTTGGAAACACGACAAATCCTGAAGCAATGTACGATGCAAATGTATCTGTTGCAGCAGGCGATTATTCAAACACATCCAACATTAGCCTAATGGGAACAACGTACGGTGTTGAGCTCGAAAAACAACTTGCGGGAGAATATGAGGTCGTTGCAGTTCCAGGAGTTGGACAACCTTCTGATTTTGAGGGGCTTGACGTAGATGGAAAAGTGGCACTTATTTCCCGTGGAGAAATTCCATTTGTCGATAAGATTGCTGCAGCAAAAGATGCGGGCGCAGTGGCAACATTTATTCACAACTTCGGCGGAGGTACGGGCGCACCTGGACCATCTAATGTTTTCCTTGGGGATGATTTCGAATTTATTCCATCCTTCGATATGTCTCAAACAGAAGGGGATGCATTACGTGCAGCACTTGCATCAAACAAAGGAACAGTAACATTTTCAGACTTCAACGTCGCGTATACGACGGGCGATGAAGTAAATAATTCAAGTTCACGTGGTCCAACAACGCCACATTTTGATATTAAACCTGACGTATCTGCACCGGGGACAAACATTATGTCAACGATTCCAATGTACGGAAAAGAAAACCCAGAAGCAGATTACGCGAAAGCCTTTACGCGTAAGACAGGAACATCAATGGCAACACCACATGTTGCAGGGGTTGCAGCGCTTATTATGAACGCAAATCCAGACTGGAATGCATTTGACGTAAAAGTCGCGCTATCCAATACGGCAAAGGTATTAGATACTGATAAATATGATGTATTCGCGCAAGGACCTGGAAGAGTTCAGCCATTTGAGGCAGTATTCCCGAATGCGCTCGCTTATGCGCTAGATACAGTCGTATCTGACGGTGAAGAAGTTGACAACACAAAAGGAACGGTCACATTTGGACATCTTCCTCAAGTCGCGAATGGTGATGTATCAGTAACGAAACAAATTCATGTGAAAAATCTTTCGGCTAACGCGAGTGATTACGATGTTTCAGTAGAAGTAACGAAAGCATTTGGCGATGCGAAAGTTACGGTTGATCAATCAACATTTACGCTTAATGGCGAACAGTTATTAAACGTAACACTTGAAGCACCGAAATCGGATGCACCAGCAGGAAGTGAACTTCTGGGATATATTCACATTACTGACGGCGAAACGAATTTATCATTGCCGTTTGCAGCTGACTTTTCACCGGTCGCGGAAGCGAAATCTGGCATCGAAAACTTCGAACTTTCGGGTTACGACGTATCCTTCCATGCAGATAGCAAAGGAGACCCAGTTCGATTATCATTCGATTTGCACAATAATGTTTTATTCAATTACATTGAGCTATGGGATTTCTTTGATCCATTCGGCGGTTACTATGGCGATGGGTATATCGGGTATCTACATGCTGGCGATTTCTTAGCTGCTGGTAGTTATTACTTGGATATTGATGGTCAATATGCGCCTTGGGGAGGTACTGGTTTGGAGACGATTCCAGACGGTGCATACACAGTAGACTTTACTGGGCTAAATATTGACGAGCATGGAGATGACATTATTTTTGATTGGGATGGACCGCTCTTTGTAAAGAGTACCCAATCTAAGATTGAATCAGCTGAAGCACATGTTGCGGAAGAATCAACTTACGCATTTACAGGAACAGTCATTGACAACTATATCAATTACTCACGCGATGGATTTGGCTATGATGTCAATACGAAACTTACGACAACATTTGAAGCGAAAGATACGGAAGGTAAGGTGATCTCAAGCGGACCTGTGAATCTTTCACAAGATGGTTCATTCGCATTCGATGTAACTGGTCTTGTTGACGGTGAAAATATAGTGACAATCTTCGTTAATGACGCAGCAGGCAATAGTGCTGAAGCTAGCTTTGTCGTTGCATACGAAGAGGAAGTCATTGTTGATCCAGAGCCGGAAGATGTTGAATACGTTGTATCTCCGGACGAAATTGCAGAACAAATTGGCAATAAATCAAAACAAATCATAATCGAAGTTCCAGCATATGACGATGGACTGAACATCGAAATCGACGAAGCAATTGTCGATACGATTGTGAAATCAAAAGCTGATTTAGTTATTGAGAGCAGCGATGGATTCTCATTCGACCTTGCTAGAAATGTGATTGAGAAACTATCAAAAGGAACAGATGGTACATTAACAATTGCACTTACAAAAGAAGATGCGACTGAAGAAAGGGCAATTTCCGATGTTTACGCATTTAACTTTATCGCGGGTGAAGGTTCAGTTATCAACATCGGCAAAGAAAATATTGAGGTGACAATCCCAGTTGACGTTTCAAACGTTGGGAAAACAAATAAACTGACTGTCCTAGACTTAGCGAATAATCGCACGTACAAATTGAAATACAAAGATGGCGTTGCGACATTCAAAGCGGATGGACCGGGTGTATTTGTTGCAGTAGATTAA
- a CDS encoding zinc ribbon domain-containing protein yields MHCTNCSEAISDLAEVCPKCGVRQNTVKKYCHGCGEPVKEIQEMCTSCGVSIKKTNKSSGTGEAMHPAIPALLSFLIAGLGQLVNGQVAKGIVCFIGSIILAFITIGISAIITMPMLIIDAYLIAKKRQEGKQVGDWEFF; encoded by the coding sequence ATGCATTGTACGAATTGCTCTGAAGCTATTTCAGATTTAGCCGAAGTCTGTCCGAAGTGTGGCGTAAGACAGAATACCGTAAAGAAATACTGCCACGGCTGCGGAGAACCTGTTAAAGAAATCCAAGAAATGTGTACGTCGTGCGGAGTAAGTATTAAGAAGACAAACAAGTCGTCTGGCACGGGAGAAGCTATGCATCCAGCGATTCCAGCATTATTGTCATTCTTAATAGCAGGTTTAGGCCAACTTGTGAACGGACAAGTGGCAAAGGGGATTGTATGTTTTATCGGTTCTATTATTTTAGCTTTTATTACAATAGGTATTTCTGCAATTATCACAATGCCAATGTTGATCATTGATGCCTATTTAATTGCTAAAAAACGACAAGAGGGTAAGCAAGTAGGGGATTGGGAATTTTTCTAA
- a CDS encoding aldehyde dehydrogenase family protein, giving the protein MNQTATLSKKVVEFLKGSKKLFINGNFVESDSGKTFKTYDPSNGEVLAHVSEAQAEDINKAVLAAKKAFEEGPWSKMSAAERAKMMYKLAALIDENKQELAEIDSLDNGKPLRDLLENDIPNAVGQFEYFAGWTTKILGQTIPVSGSYFNYTRHEPVGVVGQIIPWNFPLMMAAWKIAPALATGCTVVLKPAEQTPLSALYLAQLIAEAGFPEGVINIVPGFGEPAGEALVKHPQVNKIAFTGSTTVGKKIMKEAADTLKRVTLELGGKSPNIILPDADLTKATPGVFSGIMANQGEVCSAGSRVYIQKKSFDNVVSDLVSYAKNVKQGSGLSPDTEMGPLVSMKQQKRVMNYINQGINEGAEVLTGGGHTAKGYFVEPTVFANVNDTMSIAREEIFGPVVVAMPYDDIDEIINRANASSFGLAAGLWTENLKNAHYIANRLKAGSVWVNCYNVTDPASPFGGYKESGFGREMGSYALDNYTEVKSVWINLN; this is encoded by the coding sequence TTGAATCAAACAGCGACTTTGTCTAAGAAAGTAGTTGAGTTTTTAAAAGGTTCGAAAAAGTTATTTATAAATGGAAATTTCGTAGAATCCGATTCCGGTAAAACATTTAAAACTTATGATCCATCTAACGGGGAAGTATTAGCGCACGTTAGTGAAGCGCAAGCTGAAGATATCAACAAAGCGGTGCTAGCAGCTAAAAAAGCTTTTGAGGAAGGTCCATGGTCAAAGATGAGTGCTGCTGAACGAGCAAAAATGATGTATAAGTTAGCAGCATTAATTGATGAAAATAAGCAGGAATTAGCCGAAATTGACTCTCTTGATAATGGGAAACCTCTTCGCGATTTACTAGAAAACGATATACCAAACGCAGTAGGTCAATTTGAATATTTCGCGGGTTGGACAACAAAGATTTTAGGTCAGACAATTCCAGTATCGGGGTCCTATTTTAATTACACCCGTCATGAACCCGTTGGCGTCGTCGGACAAATTATCCCATGGAACTTCCCGTTAATGATGGCGGCATGGAAAATAGCTCCTGCTCTTGCAACAGGTTGTACAGTCGTTTTAAAACCTGCTGAGCAAACACCGCTATCTGCATTGTATCTTGCGCAGCTTATTGCGGAAGCAGGGTTTCCCGAGGGAGTTATTAATATTGTGCCAGGGTTTGGAGAACCTGCGGGAGAAGCGCTTGTCAAACATCCACAAGTGAATAAAATTGCATTTACTGGCTCAACGACAGTTGGAAAGAAAATCATGAAAGAAGCTGCCGATACATTGAAACGTGTAACGCTTGAGCTGGGAGGTAAATCTCCAAATATTATTTTACCGGATGCTGATTTAACCAAAGCAACACCAGGCGTATTCTCAGGAATTATGGCGAACCAAGGAGAAGTGTGTAGTGCAGGGTCAAGAGTATACATTCAAAAGAAATCATTTGATAATGTAGTATCTGATTTAGTATCTTACGCAAAAAATGTAAAGCAAGGCAGCGGTTTATCACCAGACACAGAAATGGGACCGCTTGTCTCCATGAAACAACAAAAACGGGTTATGAACTATATTAATCAGGGAATCAACGAAGGTGCTGAGGTGTTAACAGGGGGCGGTCATACTGCTAAAGGATATTTTGTAGAGCCTACTGTTTTTGCTAACGTGAACGACACGATGTCGATTGCGAGAGAAGAAATTTTCGGACCGGTCGTCGTTGCAATGCCTTACGATGATATAGATGAAATTATTAATCGTGCAAATGCTTCCTCATTTGGATTAGCTGCTGGTTTATGGACGGAAAATCTGAAGAATGCTCATTATATAGCAAATCGTTTAAAAGCTGGATCAGTTTGGGTGAATTGCTACAATGTAACAGACCCAGCTTCACCTTTTGGCGGCTATAAAGAATCCGGATTTGGACGTGAAATGGGTTCTTATGCTTTAGATAATTATACAGAAGTAAAGAGTGTATGGATAAATTTGAATTGA